One bacterium DNA window includes the following coding sequences:
- a CDS encoding glycosyltransferase family 2 protein, protein MPDECYCTVVILNFNKRDLLRRSLDALRGVTALPYRVDVIVVDNGSTDGSPDVVREAFPSVRLVVNPHNLGSAQGRNTGLRLAKGEFVLFLDDSTTISPDQLDRLIQIARAHPEAGMLTAMKVDSGGTPLYGYHVPSPSTLGFAFFLVNELSLIEIARAVKRLLRWGAPVPHETRDLVEIPYIGGGIMFCRSQALREVGPMDDRIFIYGEDFDWCYRFRRRGWKILYAPQVHVLAGFGINATRAKRASLVALHSRRYLFQKYVGRRYLAFYAVIALVGLLPKLINYLVKGIRGRGAQDISTWLWLRRAVLCIVGLEPPPGPPIATGRRHAS, encoded by the coding sequence ATGCCGGACGAGTGTTACTGCACCGTTGTGATCCTCAACTTCAACAAGCGCGACCTGCTCCGGCGGAGCCTGGACGCCCTGCGCGGGGTGACGGCGCTGCCGTATCGCGTCGACGTGATCGTCGTCGACAACGGATCGACGGATGGCAGTCCCGACGTTGTGCGGGAGGCATTTCCCAGCGTACGGCTGGTCGTCAACCCCCACAACCTGGGGAGCGCGCAGGGGCGAAACACCGGTCTCCGCCTGGCCAAAGGGGAGTTCGTACTCTTTCTCGACGACTCCACCACCATCTCTCCCGACCAGCTCGACCGGCTCATCCAGATCGCCAGGGCCCATCCGGAAGCGGGGATGCTCACGGCGATGAAGGTCGATTCCGGGGGCACCCCCCTCTACGGCTATCACGTCCCCTCGCCGTCCACCTTGGGGTTCGCGTTTTTCCTGGTGAACGAGCTGTCCCTCATCGAGATCGCCCGGGCGGTGAAGCGGCTTCTGCGGTGGGGAGCGCCGGTCCCGCACGAAACCCGGGACCTCGTGGAGATCCCGTACATCGGCGGCGGAATCATGTTCTGCCGCAGCCAGGCGCTGCGGGAGGTCGGGCCCATGGACGACCGCATCTTCATTTACGGCGAGGACTTCGACTGGTGCTATCGGTTCCGGCGGCGCGGGTGGAAGATCCTCTACGCGCCCCAAGTGCACGTGCTTGCCGGGTTCGGGATAAACGCCACACGAGCCAAACGGGCGTCGCTTGTGGCGCTCCACAGCCGGCGGTACCTCTTTCAGAAGTATGTCGGCCGACGCTACCTCGCCTTCTATGCGGTGATCGCGCTGGTGGGGCTCCTTCCGAAGCTGATCAATTATTTGGTGAAGGGAATCCGCGGCCGTGGGGCTCAGGACATCTCCACCTGGCTCTGGTTACGCCGGGCGGTCCTGTGCATCGTCGGCTTGGAGCCCCCCCCCGGTCCGCCGATCGCAACGGGACGGCGACATGCATCCTAG
- a CDS encoding glycosyltransferase family 4 protein, translated as MHPSILLITNEYPPEKIAGTAVATRFLAEELVSRGHRVTVAVNTREHALPHEMSHALEVVRLRPARVPLTRMAQRAALLAAIARRVRPDVIQGQSLSCGFLAWLTGRALGIPSVVYVQGLDLYQSGAWARRTYIRWALTRCDRVATVTPDLQARALALSGRRGEVIPHGFRQEPSHELDRGTARSQLHLPADAKVLLFVGRLIAEKGVDHLLDAMPRVLSRCPDARLVVVGEGEERSRLMQRGRDLHLGEHVVFVGAQAHAEVIRYMRAADLFVLPSLVESFGIVLIEAMSCGLPIVASNIMGIPAVVEDGINGSLVTAGDAAALADGVVGALTDPAKSAGFAARNLQKAAGYAVPRIADRFLDLWRGAAVAGTHGLPAGDSAR; from the coding sequence ATGCATCCTAGCATCCTGTTGATTACCAACGAGTATCCCCCCGAGAAAATCGCCGGGACCGCCGTGGCCACGCGATTTCTGGCCGAGGAGCTGGTCTCGAGAGGGCACCGCGTGACCGTCGCCGTCAACACCCGGGAGCATGCGCTTCCGCACGAGATGTCGCACGCGCTCGAGGTGGTCCGCCTCAGACCGGCCCGCGTCCCTTTGACGCGGATGGCGCAGCGAGCCGCTCTGCTGGCCGCCATCGCGCGGCGGGTCCGCCCGGACGTCATCCAGGGACAGTCGCTCTCCTGCGGGTTCCTTGCGTGGCTCACCGGGCGCGCGCTGGGCATCCCATCGGTAGTCTACGTCCAGGGGCTCGACCTCTACCAGTCCGGAGCCTGGGCCCGACGGACCTACATCCGGTGGGCATTGACCCGCTGTGACCGGGTGGCGACGGTGACCCCGGACCTCCAGGCCAGGGCGCTCGCGCTCTCCGGACGCCGGGGTGAGGTTATTCCCCACGGCTTTCGACAGGAGCCGTCGCACGAGCTGGACCGCGGGACCGCACGCTCCCAGCTCCACCTCCCCGCCGACGCCAAGGTCCTGCTGTTCGTCGGGCGGCTGATCGCGGAGAAGGGGGTTGACCATCTCCTCGACGCCATGCCCCGCGTCCTGTCCCGCTGCCCCGACGCGCGGTTGGTCGTGGTGGGCGAGGGGGAGGAGCGGTCCCGGTTGATGCAGCGGGGTCGAGATCTGCACCTCGGGGAGCACGTGGTGTTTGTCGGAGCGCAGGCGCACGCAGAGGTCATCCGGTACATGCGGGCGGCGGACCTCTTCGTCCTCCCCAGCCTTGTCGAATCCTTCGGAATCGTGCTGATCGAGGCGATGAGCTGCGGGCTCCCCATCGTGGCCTCGAACATCATGGGAATTCCCGCGGTGGTCGAGGACGGCATCAACGGGTCGCTGGTCACGGCCGGCGATGCCGCGGCGCTTGCCGATGGGGTGGTGGGGGCGTTGACCGATCCGGCGAAGTCCGCCGGATTCGCGGCGCGGAATCTCCAGAAGGCCGCCGGATACGCCGTTCCCCGCATCGCCGACCGGTTCCTCGATCTTTGGCGGGGCGCCGCGGTGGCGGGGACGCACGGGCTTCCCGCCGGGGACTCGGCCCGGTGA
- a CDS encoding glycosyltransferase family 4 protein encodes MRALLITNDFPPMGGGESTCYARVGASVPPDRIVVLAPRLAGDDAFDRAQRYRIIRSSVPTGSHPAARLAQIALFFVRAVRVIRREAIDTIHLGHLYLGPIGFMLNWWWGLPYVIYLHGGEMAAYMRLRPMRAVARAIVRRAALVVVNSAYTREHYAALGILPARVEVLRISPGTAQFAGEGEGRRVRARYALGDDKVILTVGRLIERKGHDMVIRALSLVRRSVGPVRYLIAGRGPEEGRLREVAQEVGCLDAVCFMGYVPPADLPGLYAACDVFAMPSRALPQRDGIEGFGIVFLEAAAAARPVVGGRSGGIPEVVQDGVTGHLVDPTDVDRLAEVLIEILRDGGEAARLGANGRRHAEAVEIAWDAAIKRIWGEPAPAG; translated from the coding sequence ATGCGCGCGCTGCTGATCACGAACGATTTTCCCCCCATGGGGGGCGGCGAATCGACCTGCTACGCGCGGGTCGGCGCCTCGGTCCCGCCCGACCGGATCGTCGTGCTGGCCCCCCGGCTTGCCGGCGACGACGCCTTTGACCGTGCACAGCGGTACCGGATCATTCGAAGCTCCGTTCCAACCGGCTCCCACCCCGCGGCCCGCCTGGCGCAGATCGCCCTCTTCTTCGTGCGAGCGGTCCGCGTCATCCGCCGCGAGGCCATCGACACGATCCACCTCGGCCACCTGTACCTGGGGCCTATCGGGTTCATGCTCAACTGGTGGTGGGGCCTCCCCTATGTGATCTACCTGCATGGGGGGGAGATGGCGGCGTACATGCGCCTTCGTCCCATGCGCGCGGTCGCCAGGGCCATCGTGCGGCGGGCCGCGCTCGTCGTCGTCAACAGCGCGTACACCCGCGAGCACTACGCGGCGCTGGGGATCCTACCGGCCCGGGTCGAGGTCTTGAGAATCAGCCCGGGAACCGCGCAGTTCGCGGGCGAGGGCGAAGGCCGTCGGGTTCGCGCCAGGTACGCCCTGGGCGACGATAAGGTGATCCTGACCGTCGGCCGGCTGATCGAGCGCAAGGGTCACGACATGGTGATCCGCGCGCTCAGCTTGGTGCGCCGATCGGTCGGTCCCGTTCGATACCTCATCGCCGGCCGGGGTCCCGAGGAGGGGCGGTTGCGCGAGGTCGCGCAAGAGGTCGGCTGCCTGGATGCGGTGTGCTTCATGGGATACGTGCCTCCGGCCGACCTTCCCGGCCTCTACGCCGCGTGCGACGTGTTCGCCATGCCGAGCCGGGCGTTACCTCAGCGCGACGGCATCGAGGGATTCGGGATCGTCTTCCTCGAGGCCGCCGCGGCCGCGCGGCCGGTCGTGGGGGGCCGCAGCGGTGGGATCCCGGAGGTCGTTCAGGACGGGGTGACCGGCCACCTGGTCGACCCGACCGACGTCGATCGGTTGGCGGAGGTGTTGATCGAGATCTTGCGCGATGGCGGAGAAGCCGCACGCCTCGGCGCGAACGGGAGGCGGCACGCCGAGGCGGTCGAAATCGCCTGGGATGCCGCGATCAAGCGTATCTGGGGGGAGCCGGCTCCCGCCGGCTAG
- a CDS encoding glycosyltransferase family 4 protein — MPRDRVRVLHVITRLVVGGAQENTLLTAAHLDPARYEVTLASGPTVGPEGSLEDRVPATSAFVRIPDLVRAPHPVRDLSALAHLYALMRRGRYHIVHTHTTKAGLLGRIAARLARVPIVLHTPHGHAFHDYLNRPGSAGLCRLERGLARWTDQIICLTEAERDDHLRLRIGPPERFTVIHSGVDVDRFRDARPDVRAKRRELGLPPSGPLVGCVARLVPVKGVQHLLEAVPGIRVGVPDATVVYVGDGALRPDLERRAAALGVNGSVVFLGLRRDVPEIMPIFDLVVLPSMNEGMGKAAVEAMAAGRAVIGSRISGIQDVVTDGETGELVPPGDPNALAAAIVRGLADPPRARAMGLRAQARTDPYSIETMMVKIDHLYTRWLAAKGWPHSSSGGSPAHRVPSR, encoded by the coding sequence GTGCCTCGCGATCGTGTGCGTGTCCTCCACGTGATTACCCGCTTGGTGGTGGGCGGCGCTCAGGAGAACACCCTCCTCACCGCGGCGCATTTGGACCCGGCGCGGTACGAGGTCACGCTCGCCAGCGGACCGACGGTTGGGCCGGAGGGCAGTTTGGAGGATCGCGTTCCCGCGACGAGCGCGTTCGTGCGAATCCCCGATCTCGTTCGCGCCCCCCACCCGGTGCGCGATCTCTCCGCCCTGGCCCACCTGTACGCGTTGATGCGGCGGGGTCGATACCACATCGTCCACACCCACACGACGAAGGCCGGCCTGCTGGGGCGGATTGCGGCCCGACTCGCCCGCGTCCCGATCGTCCTCCATACTCCCCACGGGCACGCCTTCCACGACTATCTGAACCGTCCCGGGTCGGCGGGACTGTGTCGGCTGGAGCGCGGGCTGGCCCGATGGACCGACCAGATTATCTGCCTGACCGAGGCGGAGCGGGATGACCATCTCCGCCTCCGCATCGGGCCGCCGGAGCGGTTTACCGTCATCCACAGCGGGGTCGACGTCGACCGGTTTCGGGACGCGCGCCCCGACGTCCGTGCCAAGCGCCGGGAGTTGGGACTCCCTCCGTCCGGACCGCTGGTCGGATGCGTCGCCCGGCTCGTGCCCGTGAAGGGGGTGCAGCACCTCCTCGAAGCGGTCCCAGGCATCCGCGTGGGTGTGCCCGATGCCACGGTGGTCTACGTCGGCGACGGGGCACTCCGCCCCGACTTGGAGCGGCGGGCCGCCGCCCTCGGCGTTAACGGGTCGGTCGTCTTTCTGGGGCTGCGGCGCGACGTCCCGGAGATCATGCCGATCTTCGATCTGGTGGTGCTCCCCTCGATGAACGAGGGCATGGGCAAGGCCGCCGTGGAGGCCATGGCGGCGGGGCGTGCGGTCATTGGATCGCGGATCAGCGGGATCCAGGATGTGGTGACCGACGGGGAGACCGGCGAGTTGGTTCCCCCGGGCGATCCGAACGCCCTGGCGGCGGCCATCGTCCGCGGCCTCGCCGATCCCCCGCGCGCTCGTGCGATGGGGCTCCGCGCCCAGGCGCGAACCGACCCGTACAGCATCGAGACGATGATGGTGAAGATCGATCACCTCTACACCCGGTGGCTGGCGGCCAAAGGGTGGCCCCACTCATCGAGCGGGGGATCGCCCGCCCACCGGGTCCCTTCTCGGTGA
- the rfbC gene encoding dTDP-4-dehydrorhamnose 3,5-epimerase, giving the protein MPFRFERLEIPDLILIESTVLPDGRGFFMETYKRSEFVDAGISATFLQDNYSHSTGGVLRGLHYQKHPRAQAKLVTVLHGEIFDVAVDIRRGSPTFQRWVAVTLSAGNRRMLYVPVGFAHGFCTLSDQADVVYRVTAEYAPDADRGILWNDPDLQVTWPIPHPVLSPKDARLPLFRDADSNFVYEPHPS; this is encoded by the coding sequence ATGCCCTTTCGGTTCGAACGCCTCGAGATTCCAGACCTCATCCTCATTGAAAGCACGGTGCTTCCCGACGGCCGCGGGTTTTTCATGGAGACGTACAAGCGCTCCGAGTTCGTTGACGCGGGCATCTCCGCCACCTTCCTCCAAGATAACTACTCGCACTCCACCGGCGGGGTGCTCAGGGGCCTGCATTATCAGAAACATCCCAGGGCCCAAGCGAAGCTCGTTACCGTACTCCACGGGGAGATCTTCGACGTGGCGGTCGATATCCGCCGGGGGTCGCCGACCTTCCAACGGTGGGTAGCCGTGACGCTCTCCGCGGGTAATCGGCGGATGCTCTACGTGCCGGTCGGGTTCGCCCACGGGTTCTGCACGTTGAGCGACCAGGCCGACGTGGTCTATCGGGTCACCGCGGAGTATGCGCCGGACGCGGACCGGGGCATCCTCTGGAACGACCCGGATCTACAGGTGACGTGGCCGATCCCGCACCCGGTGCTGTCGCCGAAGGATGCGCGCCTCCCTCTGTTCCGCGATGCCGACAGCAACTTTGTCTACGAGCCACACCCCAGCTGA